In one Pseudomonas purpurea genomic region, the following are encoded:
- a CDS encoding ABC transporter substrate-binding protein, with amino-acid sequence MKKLVLLGALALSVLSLPTFADEKPLKIGIEAAYPPFASKAPDGSIVGFDYDIGNALCEEMKVKCVWVEQEFDGLIPALKVRKIDAILSSMSITDDRKKSVDFTNKYYNTPARLVMKAGTSVSDNLSELKGKKIGVQRGSIHNRFAEEVLKPLGAEIKPYGSQNEIYLDVAAGRLDGTVADATLLDDGFLKTDAGKGFAFVGPAFTDVKYFGDGVGIAVRKGDKAELDKINAAIAAIRENGKYKQIQDKYFNFDIYGK; translated from the coding sequence ATGAAGAAACTCGTGCTTCTTGGCGCCCTGGCACTGTCCGTGCTGTCCCTGCCGACATTTGCCGATGAAAAGCCTCTGAAAATTGGTATCGAAGCGGCGTACCCTCCGTTCGCCTCCAAGGCCCCGGACGGCAGCATCGTTGGTTTCGACTACGACATTGGCAACGCCCTGTGCGAAGAGATGAAGGTCAAGTGCGTGTGGGTCGAGCAAGAGTTCGACGGTCTGATCCCGGCACTCAAAGTGCGCAAGATCGACGCGATCCTGTCGTCCATGTCGATCACCGATGATCGCAAGAAGTCCGTGGACTTCACCAACAAGTACTACAACACCCCGGCACGTCTGGTGATGAAGGCTGGCACGTCGGTCAGCGACAACCTGAGTGAGCTCAAGGGCAAGAAAATCGGCGTACAGCGTGGCTCGATCCACAACCGTTTCGCTGAAGAAGTCCTGAAGCCGCTGGGTGCTGAAATCAAGCCGTACGGCTCGCAGAACGAAATCTACCTGGACGTGGCTGCCGGTCGCCTCGATGGCACCGTGGCTGACGCCACCCTGCTGGATGACGGCTTCCTGAAAACCGACGCCGGCAAAGGTTTCGCGTTCGTTGGCCCTGCGTTCACCGACGTCAAATACTTCGGCGACGGCGTAGGCATCGCGGTGCGTAAAGGCGACAAGGCCGAGCTGGACAAAATCAACGCTG